The nucleotide sequence TGCAACAACGATCTGCTGCAGTTTTGCGACATGCTTAAGCCCGGCGAAGGACGCATCCTGCGCTGTTTGAAGGACAACAGTCGTCAGCTTTCCAATTCTTGTACCGTGGGGATTCGCAACGCCATGGAAGCGCGCAAGTCTTTGCTGGAAAATCAGTGGCCATAAAATTTAGAAAGAAAACTGATTGTTAAGCCGCAGTGAAGTTCAATGATTCATCCACATTCTGAAAATTATGTCTGTCGAAGTGCAGGACTCATAGCGTAATTACAAAACTTTAATCCCCAGGGAGTTTTGTAATTTTATTAATAAACATGACTGTAGATACACTTATGTCATGACTCATTCGGTTTATGAGGCTCTATTAAATTCAAATGCGGTGATCGAGTTCGACAACCAGGGATATATTCTCTGGGCCAACCCGAATTTCCTGAATCTCATGGAGTACGAACTCGAAGAGATCGAAGGACGTCATCACTCAATATTCCTGCCGGAGTTTCACCAACACGAGCTGGAATATCAAGAAATGTGGAACCAACTTGCTGAAGGACAAGCCCAAGCAGGAGAGTTCAAGCGACTTACCAAAAAAAATCGCGAAGTTTGGATTCAGGGATCTTACACTCCAGTAAGAAATCTGCAGGGCGAAGTTTCCAAGATCGTCAAAATGGCCGTTGATATCACCGAAAAGAAAAGTCTTTCCGATAATCTTGAAAAGAAAAACAAAGAACTTCTGGGGGCGGCAATCAAGGCCAAAGCCGCCACTGACGCCAAAACCGTGTTCCTGGCCAACATGAGCCACGAAATCCGCACGCCGCTTAATTCAATCATCGGCATCACCGACACGCTGGCAGAAACTCCGCTGGATGACCAGCAGTCTTCATTTGTGGAAATTCTTCAGCGCGCCAATCATCAGCTGATGACCATCATCAACGACATTCTGGATCTTTCCAAAGTGGAAGCCGGCGAAATGGAACTGCGCCCGCTGCCGTTTAATTTGCCACGTCTGCTGGACGAACTGAATGCTGTACTAGGTTTCCGCGCCAAAGAAAAAAGTCTGAAGCTGTCGCTGGCGATTGATCCTGATGTTGAAGAATACTTCGTGGGGGACTCAGATCGCCTGCGCCAGGTTTTGATGAATCTGGTGAACAACTCGATCAAGTTCACGGATACGGGCGAGGTTTCGCTGCAGGTTTCTGTGAATCGGACATCTCACAAAGGCAATCTGCTGTTCAGCGTGACCGACACGGGCATTGGAATTTCCAAACAAAAATTCAAAGACATCTTTCAGCCGTTCACTCAGGCTGATGCCACAACAACCCGCAAATACGGCGGCACGGGACTGGGTCTTTCCATCACCAAAAATATCGTGCAGATGATGAACGGTCACATCTGGTTTGAATCCCAGCCGGGTCAGGGCACCTCGTTCTTCTTCACGATTTCCGTACCTTCCACAACTGAAAGGAAAACGACCATGCACAATCCTTGGCAGGGCCGCTACCAGCTCAGCGACATCAAACACAATATTTCTCAAAGCCGTCTGCGCATTCTGGTTGTGGATGATGTCGAGGACAACCGCCATCTGTTTGGAATTTATCTGCAAAAAACCGCTCACGCCGTCAGTTACGCCAGCGGCGGGGCCGAAGCCGTGGAAATGGTCGCCAAAGAACACTACGACATCATATTTATGGACGTGCAGATGCCGGGCATGGACGGATATGAAGCCACCCAGCGCATCCGCGAAATGGAGCGCCAATTGAATCGCACTCCGGCGAAAATCTTTGCCTGCACCGCAAACGCCTTCCAGGAAGACGTCAAAAAAAGCATTTCCGCAGGTTGCGATCTGCATCTGTCCAAGCCCGTGCGCAAAGACACCATGCTAAAAGCGATTTCTTCTTATTTTAGCGAAGCACCCGAAGCTACGTTTTAACGTGATGATTCAGACCGTGCTGATCCAGTACGGTCTGCCGTGACAACCCGCCTTTTTCCTCCACCGAATAGTAAACCTTCATTTGTGAAGGATCTTCACACCAGTGATAGATCATGCCTGCGCACATCTTGCACGGCTTGTGGGTCGAATATAGAACCGCCCCCGGCGGAATTTTCTTTCCGGTTTCACGGTACAGACGCTGCACCAAATTCACTTCAGCATGCAGGGTTTTGTTTTTAGAATTTGAATTCACGCCGTAACTTAGAAGCTGCCCCTGATCATTCAGCAGAAAGGCTGCGATATCGCGGTCATATTCATGCAGCACATCCCCTCGGGGAACTAAACGCGCCAAGCCCGAAGCCAGCTCCAGCTGTTTTTCAGGGGTTTTCGCCGGATGGGCCTGCAACCAGCTGAAAACTTCAGGCAAAGGCTTTTGATTTTCCTGATTCAGATGCGCGACCGACATAACAACCTGTCCGGCGTCGCTGATTTCCACCAACTGAACGCCGGGGTCTTCGCCATGATCGTGCGGTTTGATATCTTCAGTGATGCGTTTGGCGACGACTTTCACCATACCCCGGCA is from Bdellovibrio bacteriovorus str. Tiberius and encodes:
- a CDS encoding Bd3614 family nucleic acid deaminase — protein: MVKLLQGLFDRFVDHSFFILRQRIYTTAVLTEMCRGMVKVVAKRITEDIKPHDHGEDPGVQLVEISDAGQVVMSVAHLNQENQKPLPEVFSWLQAHPAKTPEKQLELASGLARLVPRGDVLHEYDRDIAAFLLNDQGQLLSYGVNSNSKNKTLHAEVNLVQRLYRETGKKIPPGAVLYSTHKPCKMCAGMIYHWCEDPSQMKVYYSVEEKGGLSRQTVLDQHGLNHHVKT
- a CDS encoding PAS domain-containing sensor histidine kinase produces the protein MTHSVYEALLNSNAVIEFDNQGYILWANPNFLNLMEYELEEIEGRHHSIFLPEFHQHELEYQEMWNQLAEGQAQAGEFKRLTKKNREVWIQGSYTPVRNLQGEVSKIVKMAVDITEKKSLSDNLEKKNKELLGAAIKAKAATDAKTVFLANMSHEIRTPLNSIIGITDTLAETPLDDQQSSFVEILQRANHQLMTIINDILDLSKVEAGEMELRPLPFNLPRLLDELNAVLGFRAKEKSLKLSLAIDPDVEEYFVGDSDRLRQVLMNLVNNSIKFTDTGEVSLQVSVNRTSHKGNLLFSVTDTGIGISKQKFKDIFQPFTQADATTTRKYGGTGLGLSITKNIVQMMNGHIWFESQPGQGTSFFFTISVPSTTERKTTMHNPWQGRYQLSDIKHNISQSRLRILVVDDVEDNRHLFGIYLQKTAHAVSYASGGAEAVEMVAKEHYDIIFMDVQMPGMDGYEATQRIREMERQLNRTPAKIFACTANAFQEDVKKSISAGCDLHLSKPVRKDTMLKAISSYFSEAPEATF